Sequence from the Gemmatimonadota bacterium genome:
GAACTTCTGCGCCGCGGTACGCACCATCGCCGGGGTGAGCGCGGTCAGGCGCGCATCCCAGGTGAGGATCTCCGCGAGCGGGCGTCCTTCCTGCTGTGCCTGACGCAGTTGGCCGAGCCACCAGCCGTTGGTCTTGACGGCGACTTCGGTGCCGCGGCGATACTGCGCCACGAACTTCTGCAGCTCATCGGCCGTCGGCCCGTCCTTCCGGAGCGCGGCGATGATCCCCTGTGCGGCGGTCCACAGCGTGTCGACCTGTTCCGGCGTCGACGTGAACTGGATCATCGCGTTGTATTCCCCGTGCGGCTGGCGGCTCACCTCGGTCATCGCGTTGACGCTGTAGGTGGCGCCCATCGCCTCGCGGAGCGTTTCGAGCAGTCGCGTCTGCAGGATCTCGCCGACCGCCTCGGCGGCGAGTTCGGTCATCGCATCGGGCGGTTCGGTCGCGCCGGAGAAGACCGCGAACTGCTGGGCCACCGGCTCCTTTCCCTTCCGAATCGTCTTGGTGATCACGCCGGCGGGCGGCCGCGGGGCCACATCCTTCCAGCTCTCCTTCCGTCCGGTGACGGGGAGGGCGCCGAGCCACTGCTCCACCCGCGGACGGAGGGAGTCGAGTTGCACGTTGCCGACGATCAGGAAGGTGTAGTCACCGAAGTCGGCGAAGCGCTCCGTGTAGATCGCCCGCGCCCGATCGGCGTTGAACATCTCCAGGGTGGCGGCGGTGACCGCCGGCTGGCGCGGTGAATGCTGCGTCATCACCGCCGACAGGGTGTCGAGCAACGCCATCGTCGGGATGCGATCGCGGCCGGCGAGTTGACTCTTCAACTGGTTGACGAAGGCGGTCACGGCGTTGGAGTCGTAGCGCGGCGCGGTGGCGTTGAGCCAGAGCAACTCGAAGAAGGTGTCGAGGTCCTTCGGCGTCGTGGTGCCGCCGATCCCTTCCGTGAGATCGGCGATCGAGGCAGAGACGCGCGCGACCTTGCCGGCCAGTCGGCGACGAAGCGAGGCGGCATCGAAGTCGCCGACGCCGCTCTGCTGCACGATCACGGTGGCGAACTGCGCGTTGAGGACGTCGGCATCGCTCACCAACGAGGCGCCGCCGGGCGACCAGCCGGAGACCACGATCTCATCCGCCTTGAAGGTGGTCGGCTTGACGAGCACCCGGATGCCGTTGGAGAGCGTCCACTCGGTGAAGCCGAGCTCGCTGTTCTGTTTCTCGGCCACGATGCGCCCCGCCTTGGGGATCATCGGGACGAGCGGGCCGGCCACGGTGGTCTCGGTCCATGCGTCGGTGGTCATCGTGTCGGTGCGCGCGACGATCGCGAGCAGCGCCGCCTGTGTCGGCACCGTCATCCCGGCCTTTTCCGGAATGCGCGCGGCGAGGAAGCGATCGCTCCCCGCCGCCTGCTCGCGGAGGGCGGCATCGATTTCGGCCTTGGTGATCGTCGGCAGGAGTTGCTGCGCGAGCGCGAAGCGCGTCTTCGCCGATGGGGTGGTGTTGCCGCTGGTGATGGCATCGACGTAGAGGTCGACGAAGGCGTTGCTGAACGCCTTCTCCTGCTCGTTCGCGGCCACTTCCCGCCCGCGCAGCAGCGACGCCTTGGCGCGCTCGAGCTCGGCGGGGAGGACGCCGTGTTGCGCCAGGCGACGCGCCTCGCGCAGCACCTCCTCGAACGCCTGGGTCAGCTTCCCTTCCTTCGGGCCGACCGAGACCGAGAAGAGCTCGACGTCGCGAATGAGGCGCGTCGGGCCGATCCCGGCGCCGACGAAGCCGGCATTCGGATTCCGCGCGAGGTCGGCGAGTCGCTGGCCCGCGATGGTCGAGACGATGGCATTGATGAGGGCGCGACGCTCGTCCGCCTCACGCCGATACGGCCCGTGGGACGGGCGCCGCACCAGCAACTGGATCGACTCGCTGCCGAGCTCGGGATCGGTGACGATCGAGACGCGGGTCCCCGGCTGTTCCGGAATGGGGGCATCGACGCGCGGCCTTGGCCGCGGCGGATTGGTGAGCTTGCCGAAGCGATTGCGGATCAGCGCCTCGAGCCGATCGGCCGGCACGTCGCCGACGGCGATCACGGCCATCAGGTCAGGGCGGTACCAGTCGCGATAGTAGCGCTTGAGCGGCCCCGGCACCGCGTGCCCGATCGTGGCGGTGTCGCCGATCGGCAGCCGCTCGGCGTAGCGCGAGCCGCGGAAGAGGAGCGGGAATTCCTTGTCCTGGATGCGCTTGCCGGCGCTGAGACCGCTGCGCCATTCGCCGAGCACCACGCCGCGCTCATTCACGACCTCGGTCGAATCGAACGAGACACCACTCGCCCAATCCTGGAGGATGTCGAAGGCGCGCTCGAGCAGCTCCGGCTTGTCGGTCGGGACGGGGAGGATGTAGACCGTCTCGTCGAAGGAGGTGTAGGCGTTGAGGTCGGCGCCGAAGCGGACCCCGATCGATTCGAGATACGAGACCAGGTCGTTCTTCTTGAAGCGCGTGGTCCCGTTGAAGGCCATGTGCTCGATGAAGTGCGCGAGCCCGCGCTGATCCGGATCCTCCTGAATCGATCCGGCCCGCACCACCAGCCGCAGCTCAAGTCGATCGGCGGGGAGGGGGTGCTGTCGGATGATGAATCGGAGGCCGTTGGAGAGCGTCCCGGACCGGACCGCGGGATCGGCTGGGATCAGGGCATCGGGGGTCTGGGCGGCGAGCGGGGCGGCGGCCAGGAGGAACAAGGCGAGCGAGAGGTGACGCATCGACGGTCCGGAGAAGAGAGATGCCGGAAGATACCGCGCGTCAGAGGGTGATGGCCGCCACGCGCGGGTCGCCATAGCGGGCCGCGGCCACCCGAAGGCTGAGGTTCGGCAGGATCGTCGCCTCCCTGGCGGCGTGGGTGTGTCCGGCCAGGACGGTGAGCTGGTGGTCGGGATGGGCCATCGCAAAGCGTCGGAGGACCGCCCCTGTGGCTCCGGAGACCAGCAGCGGGTGCCATTCGGGGCGGGAGAGGCGGCCGCCGGCGGGGAGTCCCTCGACAAAGGGCGGCACATGGGTCGCGACGACGATGCGGCGGTAGCCCGGCGCGGCCCGCTCCAGGAGGGTGGCGAGCCGCGTGGCATCGGCGTCGGCCAGGACGCGCTTGACCGCAAGCTTCGAGATCCGGTCGGGCTGCGCTGCGACCTCGGCGATCAGCCGATCATCATTGAGGACCAGCGGGGTGGTGAGGGCGTTGCCGGCGCGGCCATCGGCCCAGCCGTCGACGCCGACGAGGGCGGTGTCCGGATCGAGGGGAACGACGCCGGCTGGCGGCAACCATCTGATGGCTGGATGGGTCTCACCCAGAGCGATCACCGCGTCCCGGACGCCACCGACGCTGCCGTGGTAGTGGTCGTGGTTGCCGAGGACGAAGTAGAGTGGCGCGGCGGCGGCGTCGGCGAGGTCGACCAGGTCCTGGACGAGGCGCGGGGCGGTGGAGAGGTCGCCGGTCAGGATGACGGGAACGGCCGGCCCCCGACGCAATGCGAGGCAGAACGACTCGATCACCCCGGGTGCGGCGTGGTCGAGATGGAGGTCGGTGGCCCAGCGGATCCCGGTCATCAGCGTCTTTACCCTTGGCCGGGGCGGCGCGTCAAGTCTGGTGCGAACTGCCGGAATGTATAGATTGGATGCACTGCGGTATTGATTCAAAGTAGAACGTCCCACCGTTGGAACGCAGGATAAAGCACCCCTACTCACTCTGTTGGAGGCTTCACGTATGCGGATCAAGTCCATGTTTGCAGGTGCAGTGCTGGCGCTCGGCGTTGCCGCCTTTGCGCCGTCGACCGCCTCGGCGCAGGTCGGCTTCGTCGTGCAGGGCAGCTACGGCTTCGACGTCGAGGAGATGGGCGTCGGCGCCGGCGTGAACCTCGGGTTCTGCGGCGCGTTCTGCGATGGCCTCGACAACAGCGAGATCGGCATCAACGTTCTTGGCGGCTACAAGCTCGGCACCGGCAAGGCGGCTCCGTTCGTGCAGGCCCGTTTCGCCATCGGCGGCGCGGAGCAGCTCTACGTGACCGGCGGCTTCCGCTTCTAGTCACCCTCGGCGCATGACCCTTCGGGGTCGGGCGTCGGACCACGCGGGGACCTCCTCAACGGGGGGTCCCCGCGTCGCGTATTGGGGGGGATTGGCGCGGAGCGAGCGAACGGGGCGCAGCATGCTGCGCCTGTACACTGAGCTTCGGCGCGGTTCGTTGGGATCACGGTAGGGTGAGCCGGGCGCAGCATGCTGCGCCCATACACACTGAGCGTCGGAGCGGTGCATGAAGATCTCGAAGTGGGCAGGGGTGCTCGGGGCGGTGCTGGCGCCGCTCGGGGCGGGGGCCCAGGCGCCGCGGCTGTCGATCATCACACAGGCAAGCTACGCGACGGACTTTGAGGCCTTCGGCGTCGGTGCCGGGCTCGGCTTCCCGATCCAGGAGTCGAAGGTGGGCGACGGGATCCGCGGCCAGGCGACCTTCGACTGGTTCTTCCTGGACAAGGTGGTTTCCGGCCCGCTCGCGACGAAGCCGACCTACTGGGAGTTCAACATCAACGGCACCTATGAGCTGCCCAAGACGCACGGCGTCTACGTCGGTACCGGGTTGAACTACACCAACTACACGGTCGATGGCGCGCTCTACACCAACGCCGGCGGGACGGAGCTGGGGTTGAATGCGATCGCCGGACTGAAGCTGGGGCGGGGCCACGGGGCACCGTTCGCCCAGGCCCGCTACGAATTGGGCGGCGGCAAGCAGCTGGTGCTCACCGGCGGCATCGAGTTCTAGGGGAGGCGGGGCCGGGTGATTCCCGGCCCCGTTACTTTTCACGACTTCCTTCCTGCCCGGAGCCCCATCCGATGCTTGCCCATGTCGAAGACGCCTACGAGGCCCTCTACACCGGCCGCTCCTACCAGCACGAGATCGGGCTGGTGGATCGCCTGCTGGACGTGCGGCTCCCGCCGCCGCCCGAGGACGAGGAGCCGGAGCCACGTCGGGTGCTCGAAATTGGTTGCGGGCCGGGCCTCCGCCTCGCGGTGCTGAATCAGTGGCACGGGAAGTACCGCCCGGAAGGACTCGACCGCGACCCCGAGATGCTCCGTCTCGCCGCTCGCCGCCTCGGCGAGGTCCCGCTCCACCTCGGCGACATGCGCGACTTCACCGTCGAGGGACAGTTTTCGGCGGTGCTCTGCCTCTTCGGAATGATCGGCTACATGAAGGACGTGGCCGATCTGACCAAGGCGGCAGCCCGGATGCGGGCACACCTCGCGCCGAAGGGCGTCCTGCTGCTTGAGCCGTGGCTGTCGCCGGAGCAGGTGACCGGCGGACACGTCAAGATTGACCGGGCCGTACGCCCAGGGCTCTTCGTGCAGCGGATGAACTACACGCGCATCGTCGGCAACCGCTCGCTGCTCGACATCCACTACCTGATCGGCACCGACTCCGGCGTCCGTCACGTGCAGGAGCTCCGCACGCTGACGCTGTTCACCGACGCCGAGTATCGCACGGCGCTCAAGGCGGCCGGCTTCGGCGACGTGGTGCTCGAGGCGTATGGGCCGCAGGGGCGCGGTCTCTATATCGCGCAGGTCTGATCGATCCGTGTTGCCAATTGATGTCATCCTTCCCGCGCTTCGGGCTGCACTCGCCGAGGCGCGGCGCGCGGTGCTGGTCGCGCCCCCGGGCGCCGGCAAGACGACGCGCGTGCCGCTGGCGTTGCTCGATGCGCCGTGGCTAGGTAATCGGCGCATCGTGATGTTGGAGCCGCGTCGGCTCGCCACGCGTGCTGCGGCGACCTACATGGCGGGGTTGCTTGGCGAGCGGGTCGGGCAACGCGTCGGCTACCGGATGCGGCAAGACACCAAGGTCAGCAGCGCCACGCGCATCGAGGTGGTGACCGAGGGGATTCTCACCCGCATGCTGCAGGACGACCCGACGCTCGACGGGATCGGTGCCGTGTTGTTCGACGAGTACCACGAGCGCTCGCTGGTGGCCGACACCGGACTGGCGCTCACGCTGGCCGCTGCCGAACTCTTCCGTGACGACCTGCGGTTGCTGGTGATGTCGGCGACCCTCGATGGCGCGGCCGTCGCGACGCTGCTCGGCGACGCGCCGCTGCTCGAGAGCGAGGGGCGCGCCTTCCCGGTTGAGACCAGGCATGCTCCTGCGCGGAGCGGTGTGCGGCTCGAGGCGCACGTGGCCCAGGTGGTGCGGGAGGTGCTCGCCACCGAGACGGGCTCGGTGCTGGTCTTCCTCCCTGGTGCCGGCGAGATCCGCCGAGTCGAGTCGCTGCTGCGGGACGGGGTGTTGCCGAGTGATGTCAGTGTGCAGCCGCTCTACGGGATGATGGAGGGGAGCGCGCAGGATGCGGCGATCGCCCCGGCGCCGGCGGGGCGGCGGAAGGTGGTGCTGGCCACATCGATTGCTGAGACGTCGCTCACGATCGATGGCATTCGGGTGGTGGTCGACGGCGGAATGATGCGGATTCCGCGCTTCTCGCCGCGCACCGGAATGACCCACCTCGAGACGGTGCGGGTGTCGCGTGCCTCGGCCGATCAGCGGCGCGGCCGCGCCGGGCGCCTGATGCCCGGCATCTGCGTCCGCTGCTGG
This genomic interval carries:
- a CDS encoding metallophosphoesterase, which codes for MTGIRWATDLHLDHAAPGVIESFCLALRRGPAVPVILTGDLSTAPRLVQDLVDLADAAAAPLYFVLGNHDHYHGSVGGVRDAVIALGETHPAIRWLPPAGVVPLDPDTALVGVDGWADGRAGNALTTPLVLNDDRLIAEVAAQPDRISKLAVKRVLADADATRLATLLERAAPGYRRIVVATHVPPFVEGLPAGGRLSRPEWHPLLVSGATGAVLRRFAMAHPDHQLTVLAGHTHAAREATILPNLSLRVAAARYGDPRVAAITL
- a CDS encoding class I SAM-dependent methyltransferase, producing the protein MLAHVEDAYEALYTGRSYQHEIGLVDRLLDVRLPPPPEDEEPEPRRVLEIGCGPGLRLAVLNQWHGKYRPEGLDRDPEMLRLAARRLGEVPLHLGDMRDFTVEGQFSAVLCLFGMIGYMKDVADLTKAAARMRAHLAPKGVLLLEPWLSPEQVTGGHVKIDRAVRPGLFVQRMNYTRIVGNRSLLDIHYLIGTDSGVRHVQELRTLTLFTDAEYRTALKAAGFGDVVLEAYGPQGRGLYIAQV
- a CDS encoding insulinase family protein, whose protein sequence is MRHLSLALFLLAAAPLAAQTPDALIPADPAVRSGTLSNGLRFIIRQHPLPADRLELRLVVRAGSIQEDPDQRGLAHFIEHMAFNGTTRFKKNDLVSYLESIGVRFGADLNAYTSFDETVYILPVPTDKPELLERAFDILQDWASGVSFDSTEVVNERGVVLGEWRSGLSAGKRIQDKEFPLLFRGSRYAERLPIGDTATIGHAVPGPLKRYYRDWYRPDLMAVIAVGDVPADRLEALIRNRFGKLTNPPRPRPRVDAPIPEQPGTRVSIVTDPELGSESIQLLVRRPSHGPYRREADERRALINAIVSTIAGQRLADLARNPNAGFVGAGIGPTRLIRDVELFSVSVGPKEGKLTQAFEEVLREARRLAQHGVLPAELERAKASLLRGREVAANEQEKAFSNAFVDLYVDAITSGNTTPSAKTRFALAQQLLPTITKAEIDAALREQAAGSDRFLAARIPEKAGMTVPTQAALLAIVARTDTMTTDAWTETTVAGPLVPMIPKAGRIVAEKQNSELGFTEWTLSNGIRVLVKPTTFKADEIVVSGWSPGGASLVSDADVLNAQFATVIVQQSGVGDFDAASLRRRLAGKVARVSASIADLTEGIGGTTTPKDLDTFFELLWLNATAPRYDSNAVTAFVNQLKSQLAGRDRIPTMALLDTLSAVMTQHSPRQPAVTAATLEMFNADRARAIYTERFADFGDYTFLIVGNVQLDSLRPRVEQWLGALPVTGRKESWKDVAPRPPAGVITKTIRKGKEPVAQQFAVFSGATEPPDAMTELAAEAVGEILQTRLLETLREAMGATYSVNAMTEVSRQPHGEYNAMIQFTSTPEQVDTLWTAAQGIIAALRKDGPTADELQKFVAQYRRGTEVAVKTNGWWLGQLRQAQQEGRPLAEILTWDARLTALTPAMVRTAAQKFLDPKNVARFMLVPEPGTTP